In Bradysia coprophila strain Holo2 unplaced genomic scaffold, BU_Bcop_v1 contig_358, whole genome shotgun sequence, one DNA window encodes the following:
- the LOC119081364 gene encoding lipase 3-like, translating into MIKFCILFWVTVLAVTENNNFETSLVQLIQDTGHTVKVYKIHTEDNYILTVFRLPSKLKNPKVVFIMHGIESSAADYVIGGNNASLAYLLSDNGYDVWLGNARGNIFSRAHKTLSVDSHDFWKFSFHEIGMYDLPAIIDYALDKGDTTSLTYCGYSQGTTVFFVLLSMRPEYNSKISTAFLKAPVAYMRFPLPLVMPLVSMLDQLVGSLRAWRQYDFILPNQNMRKSAANYCNKRVAGLTTCKANYMLIGGDTNGQYNEDLIPKIFQYFPASAGYGQMLHYGQIIRNNGSFIRFDHEKRRNLELYGQPVPPQYNLANLRTNMHFLYGVTDAIANLKDVEFLITKLKAHITGITKIRDWNHLDFIYGKDVQKKVNNVILQKMKST; encoded by the exons ATGatcaaattttgcattttattttggGTTACAGTGCTAGCTGTAACAGAgaataacaattttgaaacatcATTG GTTCAACTTATCCAGGATACAGGACATACGGTTAAAGTTTACAAAATTCATACCGAAGATAATTACATTCTTACGGTATTTCGACTACcttccaaattaaaaaatccaaaagttGTTTTTATAATGCACG GAATCGAATCATCTGCAGCTGATTACGTAATAGGTGGAAATAACGCCTCATTGGCATATTTGTTATCTGACAACGGTTACGATGTTTGGTTGGGCAATGCTagaggaaatattttctctcgAGCTCATAAGACACTATCTGTGGATTCTCatgatttttggaaattttcattccatGAAATAGGCATGTATGACCTTCCAGCGATCATTGACTATGCTTTGGACAAGGGTGACACAACGTCTCTAACTTACTGCGGATATTCGCAAGGAACGACTGTATTTTTTGTTCTATTGTCGATGAGGCCAGAATATAATTCAAAGATATCGACAGCGTTTTTGAAGGCTCCAGTTGCCTATATGCGTTTCCCATTACCATTAGTAATGCCTTTGGTTTCGATGTTAGATCAACTTGTG GGGTCTTTGCGTGCTTGGCGACAATATGACTTCATACTACCAAAtcaaaatatgagaaaatcgGCCGCTAATTATTGCAATAAGAGAGTGGCAGGCCTTACAACTTGTAAAGCAAACTATATGTTGATTGGTGGTGATACTAATGGCCAGTATAATGAG GATTTGATCCCGAAAATCTTTCAGTACTTTCCGGCATCAGCCGGATATGGCCAAATGCTTCACTACGGTCAAATCATCAGAAATAATG ggTCATTTATTCGTTTTGACCATGAGAAGCGAAGAAACTTAGAGCTATATGGTCAGCCAGTGCCTCCACAATATAATTTAGCGAATCTTCGGACAAATATGCATTTCCTTTATGGTGTGACTGACGCTATTGCTAATCTGAAA gACGTTGAATTCCTTATAACAAAGCTGAAGGCACACATCACAGGCATTACAAAAATAAGGGACTGGAATCattt